Proteins co-encoded in one Chrysemys picta bellii isolate R12L10 chromosome 13, ASM1138683v2, whole genome shotgun sequence genomic window:
- the LOC101944021 gene encoding apoptosis-stimulating of p53 protein 2-like, whose translation MRPPEVTGQFSLPPGKRTNLRKTGSERIAHGMRVKFNPLALLLDSSLEGEFDLVQRIIYEVEDPSLPNDEGMTALHNAVCAGHTEIVKFLVQFGVNVNAADSDGWTPLHCAASCNNVQVCKFLVESGAAVFAVTYSDMQTAADKCEEMEEGYTQCSQFLCGVQEKMGIMNKGVIYALWDYEAQNEDELSMKEGDCMTILRREDEDEIEWWWARLNDKEGYISHNLLGLYPRIKPRQRSLA comes from the coding sequence ATGCGACCCCCTGAAGTCACTGGACAGTTTTCCTTACCTCCTGGGAAGAGGACGAACTTACGTAAAACTGGCTCAGAGAGGATTGCCCATGGAATGAGAGTGAAATTCAACCCCCTTGCATTGCTTTTAGATTCATCTTTGGAGGGAGAATTTGACCTTGTGCAGAGAATCATTTATGAGGTTGAAGATCCCAGCCTGCCCAATGACGAAGGAATGACAGCACTTCACAATGCCGTGTGTGCTGGTCACACCGAGATTGTAAAGTTTCTGGTACAGTTTGGTGTGAATGTTAACGCTGCAGATAGTGATGGATGGACCCCTTTACACTGCGCGGCATCTTGCAATAACGTCCAGGTGTGCAAATTCCTAGTGGAATCAGGTGCTGCTGTGTTTGCTGTGACCTACAGTGACATGCAGACAGCTGCAGACAAATGTGAAGAAATGGAAGAAGGCTACACCCAGTGCTCTCAGTTTCTGTGCGGAGTGCAggagaaaatggggataatgaacaAAGGAGTGATCTACGCACTCTGGGATTATGAAGCACAGAATGAGGATGAGTTGTCCATGAAAGAAGGAGACTGCATGACAATACTACGCCGGGAAGATGAAGATGAAATTGAGTGGTGGTGGGCACGGCTAAATGACAAGGAAGGATATATATCACACAACCTGCTGGGGCTGTACCCAAGGATTAAACCAAGGCAAAGAAGCTTGGCATGA